The window GGTAGAGCGTGTGGCTGTTATTCCCCGACCAAAGGGGAGTGGAGACCACAAGGCCGGCGGTTCGAGCCCGCCCGACGGCGCCAATTCTCGACCGATCATCGGCCAAATCGATTAATTACATTCGTTCATTCTACTAGGAGCAGTCCTGTCCAATATGCATCCTTTCCATTCTGTCCTTTCAAAGGCATACCCGCGTTTTCCGCGGTCTTGAACACGTCAATGCCAAGGGCTTCCATAGATGGACGGGCCTTGAGCGGATTCTTACATGGTGCTCCGGTCTTCTGACCCACGCATCTCTCGCACAGCTCACAGGGGCCACCAGAGAGGCCAGCGGAGAACCTGTAACCCATGTTCACCGAGTCCCGCTCCAGCTTGCAGATCAAATCTATGAAGTCAACGAGACTTTTCCTAATGGTCCTTGGATAAGCGGACTCGGCCCTGAGTACCTCAAGAGATCTTCCTCCCATGAATTCTTCTATCTTCTCAGGATCGTTGCATATTGGAAATTGAATCACTATTGTGTGATTGTATTTGGCCAGTATCTTAGAGAACTCATCTGGACTCATCATTTTTGGTGGACACATTAAGTTCACACCATAGTTGGGACATACAGGTACCAGGCACTTTAAGCGGACCCTCTTATCTACAACTACTTCACTAGCGGGCAGGACGGAGACTCTTGCCGCCCCGTATGCTTTTGCCTTCGAACAGAGTTCTGAAAGGTCCTCTTCGATTCTTGACATCTCCTTTCTCCCCAAGATGCGCGGAAAATCGACTGACCCCTATTTCTTACTTACCACATGATTGCCTGAATCCGCTATTTGAAAAGGCTTGAAATATGATAAGAAGAGCCAGGCTTTCACTCGAACCGACAATAGATTTATATCAAACATGTTATTAACCAAACTGGCAACAAGGGCCCGTAGCTTAGTCTGGCGGAGCGTCTGGCTCATAGGATCCAGCTGGGAAACCAGATGGTCGTCGGTTCAAATCCGGCCGGGCCCACATTACCCTTTTGACCCTTTGAAAACATGACATCCTCTTCAGCATCTAGAGCGGGTTCCGACGTAATCGCATATGTCCGATCGATCATGCTAATGGATCTTGATTAGTACGTTGAATCCATTTCGAAGCAAGAGTGGGGCTATTATGAACACCAACCCTGTGCAAATAAGAATAATCCCCAGATGTTGGAATTCTTCATTCACCTGTCCAATGAACACAGAAAAAAGCCCCCAGAAGACAAATAGAATTCCGGCTGACAGAAATCGTCTTTTCACCAGATTCAGAAGCATCGATGCGAAGTAACCCACAGTGAGAGAAAGGATGATTATGATTGGGTTGAAATAGGCCGGAATCCAGACGCCTTCTCCATATATATGAAAGAATTCGAATACAATAACTATGGAAATATAGAACACTATCAAGATTAAGATAATCTTCCCAATTCTTCCCCACTTCGACTGTGATTTCGTAGAAATCACCTGCCATCATATCTGGTCCTATGCAGATATATATAACGTCTCTCCCAATCATATATCAGTTGAATATTCGTTTGAAGTGAATCGATGAGTCTCTGGGTGAGGGTCCACTTGAACAATGAGAGGAGAGTGGGAATGAAAATCTATTTCTTTACTCATTGACAATTAGTTGGGGGGATTTGAGATGAAAAGGGCAAGGTTCTGCTTCTTCATCGCCTGGATTCTACTTTTTTCTCTAATCGCGGTTTCTATTTCATTCACTACTTGCCTGGCTGCTGATACCATCATAGTGGCTCCAAATCCAGCAGACGGTGACTACACTAGCATACAAACGGCGATCGATAACGCCCAGCCTGGCGATACGATAATGGTGCTATCTGGTACGTATGTTGAGACGATTATCGTCGATAAGAGCCTCTCTATCATCAGTGAGGATGTGGACGCCGTTCTCATAGACGGTGGAGCTGCAGAAAGCGTGGTAACCATCACTTCAAGCTGGGTGAACCTCACAAATTTCAGCATCATGAACTCCCTTTCCTTTGGTTCGGGCATCCTGGCGATTGGTATTTCCCATCTGAATTTATCAGGTAACTACCTTACACAGGTGGGAAACGGCATTCATTTGGTGAATGTCAGTAACTCTACAATATCCAGCAATACTATCTACGATAGTCAGCTGGACGGTATGAGAGTTCAGAGCGGTCACAATAATACCATCGTGGAGAATCTGCTATCCGACTGCAATGGATTTGGTGTCAACCTGACATCATCCAATTCCAACCTCCTGTTCCACAACAACTTCCTGTCGAACGCTGGGGGGGCGAGTGACGATTCGAGCAACTTCTGGAATTGGAGCTACCCATATGGTGGGAACTACTGGTCA is drawn from Methanomassiliicoccales archaeon and contains these coding sequences:
- a CDS encoding DUF2284 domain-containing protein encodes the protein MSRIEEDLSELCSKAKAYGAARVSVLPASEVVVDKRVRLKCLVPVCPNYGVNLMCPPKMMSPDEFSKILAKYNHTIVIQFPICNDPEKIEEFMGGRSLEVLRAESAYPRTIRKSLVDFIDLICKLERDSVNMGYRFSAGLSGGPCELCERCVGQKTGAPCKNPLKARPSMEALGIDVFKTAENAGMPLKGQNGKDAYWTGLLLVE